A genome region from Arachis duranensis cultivar V14167 chromosome 8, aradu.V14167.gnm2.J7QH, whole genome shotgun sequence includes the following:
- the LOC107460563 gene encoding wall-associated receptor kinase 3-like, producing MEMRSVEILNVSILALFLASFNAYCGLKKRKLNKLKEQFFQQFFAEEKGSIETAKIFSIEELKKATNNFDEGKILGRGGYGIVYKGLLQDNTTVAIKKSKISDRSQIEQFINEVVILTQINHTNVVKLLGCCLETQVPLLVYEFIQGGTLDDHLHGQNQSLKLNWKTRLRIAAETAGALAYLHSATCPPIIHRDVKTTNILLDHNLKAKVSDFGASKIVPLDKTELSTMVQGTVGYLDPEYFHTSHLTEKSDVYSFGVVLAELLTGRKALCFELPEEDRNLAMYISSMNMNLLLHILDGAIIDEAKLEQLMEFGNIAKRCLE from the exons ATGGAAATGAGATCCGTTGAAA TTCTCAATGTAAGCATCTTAGCGCTATTCTTGGCGAGCTTCAATGCGTATTGCGgattgaagaaaagaaagctCAACAAACTGAAAGAACaattttttcaacaattttttgCCGAAGAGAAAGGTTCAATTGAAACAGCTAAAATCTTTAGCATAGAAGAGCTAAAGAAGGCCACTAACAACTTTGATGAAGGCAAGATCTTAGGCCGAGGAGGCTATGGAATAGTTTACAAAGGATTATTACAAGACAACACAACTGTTGCAATCAAAAAGTCCAAAATCAGTGACCGAAGCCAGATTGAACAATTCATCAATGAGGTGGTTATACTTACCCAAATCAACCATACAAATGTGGTTAAACTTTTGGGGTGTTGCTTAGAGACACAAGTTCCATTGCTTGTTTATGAATTCATTCAAGGTGGTACTCTTGATGATCATCTTCATGGTCAGAACCAATCTTTAAAGCTTAACTGGAAAACAAGATTGAGAATAGCAGCAGAAACTGCTGGGGCTTTGGCATACTTGCATTCTGCTACTTGTCCACCAATTATACATAGAGATGTTAAAACTACCAACATACTTCTTGATCATAATCTCAAAGCAAAGGTTTCTGATTTCGGAGCTTCAAAGATTGTTCCTCTTGATAAAACCGAACTATCCACCATGGTGCAAGGGACTGTGGGGTATCTAGACCCTGAATACTTCCACACAAGCCACTTAACAGAAAAGAGTGATGTGTATAGTTTCGGAGTTGTTCTAGCAGAGTTACTTACAGGACGAAAAGCACTTTGTTTTGAGCTGCCTGAGGAGGATAGAAACCTTGCAATGTACATTTCTTCGATGAATATGAATCTTCTACTTCACATTCTGGACGGAGCCATAATTGATGAGGCAAAGCTCGAGCAACTAATGGAATTTGGGAATATCGCAAAACGATGTTTGGAATAA
- the LOC107460612 gene encoding probable methyltransferase PMT24 yields the protein MALGKNFRGEGRKSTNYYSTVFVAVFVGFCLVGIWIVMSFIVPFQNTIVQAPETVNEGKHIVNNNASTHFEDSLGDIPVESTKVDSQTQKTESESQPENEGDRKGVEKVSEDSPEENKQEVVRDSSGQSSEKNDLEKELDGNLNSESESNKSTDNNLGAERNIGEATDQEEKFGEAEEDKTENHVHSETKQSTGESNLESHVSNKVSKEAFLAGTQPETLTEVATENGTWLTQAAESQHEKESQKSSASVDNSKYDWKLCKTSAGSEYIPCLDNVKAIRMLRSIKHYEHRERHCPNEAPTCLVPLPEGYQIPIRWPQSREKIWFNNAPHIKLVEVKGHQNWVKVTGEYLTFPGGGTQFKNGALHYIEFIQKSLRNIAWGKRSRVILDVGCGVASFGGYLFEKDVLTMSFAPKDVHEAQVQFALERGIPATLGVMGTKRLPYPGSVFDLIHCARCRVPWHIEGGKLLLELNRVLRPGGYFVWSATPVYQKDPEDVGIWKDMVEITKSMCWDLVVIGKDKLNGVAAAIYRKPTDNECYNRRPKNDPPICDESDDPNKAWNVSLQNCMHKVQVGASERGSVWPEQWPLRLEKPPYWLNSQVGVYGREASVEFTADYKHWKNVISHSYLNGMGINWASIRNIMDMNAAYGGFAAALKNWKVWVMNVVPFDFPDTLPIIYERGLFGIYHDWCESFSTYPRSYDLLHADSLLSKLKDRCKIVAVIAEVDRMLRPEGYLIVRDNVETTSEIESIAKSLHWDIRFTYSKGDEGLLCIQKTFWRPTKVETIAAAIV from the exons ATGGCTCTGGGAAAGAATTTTCGAGGTGAAGGGAGGAAGTCAACGAACTACTATTCGACAGTTTTTGTGGCTGTGTTTGTTGGCTTTTGCTTAGTTGGTATATGGATTGTAATGTCATTCATTGTTCCATTCCAGAACACAATTGTACAGGCACCTGAGACTGTTAATGAGGGGAAACATATAGTAAATAACAATGCTTCTACACATTTTGAAGATAGTTTAGGTGATATACCTGTAGAATCAACAAAGGTCGATAGCCAGACCCAAAAAACTGAGAGTGAAAGCCAGCCGGAAAATGAGGGTGACAGAAAAGGAGTTGAAAAAGTGTCTGAggattcacctgaagaaaacaaGCAAGAGGTTGTTAGGGATAGCTCAGGTCAGTCGAGTGAAAAAAACGATTTAGAGAAGGAATTGGATGGAAACTTAAATTCAGAATCTGAAAGTAACAAGAGCACAGATAACAATCTAGGAGCAGAAAGAAATATTGGTGAAGCCACAGATCAAGAAGAGAAGTTTGGTGAGGCCGAGGAGGATAAAACCGAGAATCATGTGCATTCGGAGACCAAACAAAGTACTGGAGAGAGTAACTTGGAAAGCCATGTAAGCAACAAAGTTTCAAAAGAAGCCTTTCTAGCTGGTACTCAGCCTGAAACATTAACTGAAGTTGCAACTGAAAATGGAACTTGGTTGACTCAAGCTGCAGAGTCACAGCATGAGAAGGAATCGCAAAAGTCTTCGGCTTCTGTGGACAACAGCAAATATGACTGGAAACTGTGTAAGACAAGTGCAGGATCAGAGTACATACCATGCCTTGACAATGTGAAAGCTATTAGGATGCTTCGAAGTATAAAACATTATGAACATCGAGAGAGGCACTGTCCTAATGAAGCACCAACTTGTCTTGTTCCTCTACCTGAGGGCTATCAAATCCCAATTAGGTGGCCTCAAAGCAGGGAAAAA ATTTGGTTTAACAATGCTCCACATATTAAGCTTGTAGAAGTTAAGGGGCATCAAAATTGGGTCAAAGTTACAGGGGAATACCTCACTTTTCCTGGTGGTGGAACTCAGTTTAAAAATGGTGCTCTTCATTACATTGAGTTCATTCAGAAG TCTCTTCGTAACATTGCATGGGGGAAGAGAAGTCGAGTGATACTGGACGTCGGGTGTGGTGTAGCCAGCTTTGGAGGCTATCTGTTTGAAAAAGATGTTCTTACCATGTCCTTTGCTCCCAAAGATGTGCATGAGGCACAGGTACAGTTTGCATTGGAACGTGGAATTCCCGCCACATTAGGCGTCATGGGCACCAAAAGATTGCCTTACCCTGGTTCTGTGTTTGACCTTATCCACTGTGCACGCTGTAGAGTCCCATGGCACATAGAAG GTGGCAAGCTACTCTTAGAGCTTAATCGTGTATTGCGACCGGGAGGTTACTTTGTCTGGTCTGCTACTCCTGTGTATCAAAAGGATCCGGAAGATGTTGGAATTTGGAAAG ATATGGTTGAAATTACAAAGTCAATGTGCTGGGATCTGGTGGTAATTGGAAAGGACAAATTGAATGGAGTGGCAGCAGCAATATATAGAAAACCAACTGATAATGAATGCTACAATAGGAGACCGAAGAATGATCCACCGATATGTGATGAATCTGATGATCCAAATAAAGCCTG GAATGTATCACTACAGAATTGTATGCACAAAGTGCAAGTAGGTGCCTCGGAACGTGGATCGGTTTGGCCTGAGCAATGGCCACTGAGGTTGGAGAAACCACCTTACTGGTTAAACTCTCAAGTTGGTGTTTATGGAAGAGAAGCATCAGTGGAATTCACTGCAGATTACAAGCACTGGAAGAATGTTATTTCCCACTCATATTTGAATGGAATGGGAATAAATTGGGCTTCAATAAGAAACATCATGGACATGAATGCTGCTTATGGAGG GTTTGCGGCAGCTCTAAAAAATTGGAAGGTTTGGGTAATGAATGTTGTTCCGTTTGATTTTCCAGACACACTTCCAATAATCTATGAGCGTGGATTATTCGGAATTTATCATGATTGGTGTGAATCATTCAGTACCTACCCTAGATCTTATGATCTTCTACATGCTGATTCTTTATTATCAAAACTTAAAGACAG ATGCAAGATAGTAGCAGTGATTGCAGAAGTTGATAGGATGCTGAGACCAGAAGGATACTTGATTGTGAGGGACAATGTCGAAACAACAAGCGAGATAGAGAGCATAGCTAAGTCTCTACACTGGGATATTCGGTTCACCTATTCGAAAGGCGACGAGGGACTACTTTGCATTCAGAAGACATTCTGGCGTCCAACAAAGGTTGAAACTATTGCAGCAGCTATTGTCTGA